One genomic segment of Gossypium arboreum isolate Shixiya-1 chromosome 3, ASM2569848v2, whole genome shotgun sequence includes these proteins:
- the LOC108474601 gene encoding VAN3-binding protein-like isoform X2, whose amino-acid sequence MEKKQFCRASNSLNMQYRTNTGIGAATPATTAVTGGGKTVGRWLKDRREKKKEETRAQNAQLHAAISVAGVAAAVAAYAAATAASSSAGKDEQRAKTDMAVASAATLVAAQCVETAEAMGAERDHLTSVISSAVNVRSAGDIMTLTAGAATALRGAATLKARALKEVWNIAAVIPVENNKNGGNGSNGSSNGSFSGELLPEENFLGICSRELLARGCELLKRTRKGDLHWKIVSVYINRMNQVMLKMKSRHVAGTITKKKKNVVLEVIKDMPAWPGRHLLEGGENRRYFGLKTVMRGVVEFECKSQREYDIWTQGVSRLLSIAAEKNNRNRI is encoded by the exons ATGGAGAAGAAA CAATTTTGCCGCGCTAGTAATTCCCTCAACATGCAGTACCGTACAAACACGGGGATAGGGGCGGCTACTCCTGCGACAACTGCCGTGACGGGTGGTGGGAAGACAGTGGGCCGATGGTTGAAGGATAGAAGAGAGAAGAAGAAGGAAGAAACGCGGGCTCAGAACGCTCAGCTACATGCAGCCATTTCTGTTGCCGGGGTAGCGGCAGCCGTGGCAGCTTACGCGGCAGCCACTGCTGCTTCCTCAAGTGCTGGGAAAGATGAGCAGAGGGCAAAGACGGACATGGCTGTGGCATCGGCTGCCACTCTTGTTGCTGCACAATGCGTGGAGACAGCTGAAGCCATGGGAGCCGAGCGTGATCATTTGACCTCCGTCATCAGCTCCGCCGTCAATGTCCGGTCTGCCGGAGATATCATGACCTTAACTGCTGGTGCAGCAACAg CATTACGAGGGGCAGCCACATTGAAGGCAAGGGCATTGAAAGAGGTATGGAACATAGCAGCTGTAATCCctgttgaaaataataaaaatggtggcAATGGCAGCAATGGGAGCTCCAATGGCAGCTTTAGTGGTGAGCTTCTCCCTGAAGAGAATTTCTTGGGAATCTGCAGCAGAGAATTGCTTGCCAGAGGCTGTGAGCTTCTCAAGCGCACGAGAAAAG GTGATCTTCACTGGAAAATTGTCTCTGTTTATATCAACAGAATGAACCAG GTTATGTTAAAGATGAAGAGTAGACATGTTGCTGGGACCatcacaaaaaagaaaaaga ATGTTGTCTTGGAGGTGATTAAAGATATGCCAGCATGGCCCGGCCGCCACTTGCTCGAAGGCGGGGAAAACCGGAGATACTTCGGGTTAAAGACGGTTATGCGTGGGGTCGTAGAGTTCGAGTGCAAGAGCCAAAGAGAGTATGATATTTGGACTCAAGGTGTATCAAGGCTGCTATCCATTGCTGCTGAGAAGAACAATAGAAATAGGATTTGA
- the LOC108474601 gene encoding VAN3-binding protein-like isoform X1 → MEKPVVQPWRPELIPVPVPAPFRPPETPLEPMEFLSRSWSVSALEVSRALAPSQPHPSSSSHQMCLKGSSSSGNVVIQEDIAGELEENGIVSGNPFSFASSETSQMVLERIMSQSQEVSPRTSGRLSHSSGPLTDSPPVSPSEIDDVKQFCRASNSLNMQYRTNTGIGAATPATTAVTGGGKTVGRWLKDRREKKKEETRAQNAQLHAAISVAGVAAAVAAYAAATAASSSAGKDEQRAKTDMAVASAATLVAAQCVETAEAMGAERDHLTSVISSAVNVRSAGDIMTLTAGAATALRGAATLKARALKEVWNIAAVIPVENNKNGGNGSNGSSNGSFSGELLPEENFLGICSRELLARGCELLKRTRKGDLHWKIVSVYINRMNQVMLKMKSRHVAGTITKKKKNVVLEVIKDMPAWPGRHLLEGGENRRYFGLKTVMRGVVEFECKSQREYDIWTQGVSRLLSIAAEKNNRNRI, encoded by the exons atggagaaacCCGTTGTGCAACCATGGAGACCGGAGCTGATACCGGTGCCGGTTCCGGCACCGTTTAGGCCACCGGAGACGCCGTTGGAACCAATGGAGTTCTTGTCACGTTCATGGAGTGTTTCAGCTTTGGAAGTTTCAAGGGCTTTAGCTCCTTCTCAGCCTCATCCTTCCTCATCGTCCCATCAAATGTGCTTGAAAGGTTCTTCTTCAAGTGGTAATGTCGTTATACAAGAAGACATAGCCGGTGAACTTGAAGAAAACGGGATAGTTTCAGGCAACCCTTTCTCTTTCGCTTCATCTGAAACTTCCCAGATGGTCCTTGAAAGAATCATGTCACAATCG CAAGAAGTATCTCCAAGAACATCCGGCAGGTTATCTCATAGTAGTGGACCATTAACAGATAGCCCCCCTGTTTCACCTTCTGAGATTGATGATGTTAAG CAATTTTGCCGCGCTAGTAATTCCCTCAACATGCAGTACCGTACAAACACGGGGATAGGGGCGGCTACTCCTGCGACAACTGCCGTGACGGGTGGTGGGAAGACAGTGGGCCGATGGTTGAAGGATAGAAGAGAGAAGAAGAAGGAAGAAACGCGGGCTCAGAACGCTCAGCTACATGCAGCCATTTCTGTTGCCGGGGTAGCGGCAGCCGTGGCAGCTTACGCGGCAGCCACTGCTGCTTCCTCAAGTGCTGGGAAAGATGAGCAGAGGGCAAAGACGGACATGGCTGTGGCATCGGCTGCCACTCTTGTTGCTGCACAATGCGTGGAGACAGCTGAAGCCATGGGAGCCGAGCGTGATCATTTGACCTCCGTCATCAGCTCCGCCGTCAATGTCCGGTCTGCCGGAGATATCATGACCTTAACTGCTGGTGCAGCAACAg CATTACGAGGGGCAGCCACATTGAAGGCAAGGGCATTGAAAGAGGTATGGAACATAGCAGCTGTAATCCctgttgaaaataataaaaatggtggcAATGGCAGCAATGGGAGCTCCAATGGCAGCTTTAGTGGTGAGCTTCTCCCTGAAGAGAATTTCTTGGGAATCTGCAGCAGAGAATTGCTTGCCAGAGGCTGTGAGCTTCTCAAGCGCACGAGAAAAG GTGATCTTCACTGGAAAATTGTCTCTGTTTATATCAACAGAATGAACCAG GTTATGTTAAAGATGAAGAGTAGACATGTTGCTGGGACCatcacaaaaaagaaaaaga ATGTTGTCTTGGAGGTGATTAAAGATATGCCAGCATGGCCCGGCCGCCACTTGCTCGAAGGCGGGGAAAACCGGAGATACTTCGGGTTAAAGACGGTTATGCGTGGGGTCGTAGAGTTCGAGTGCAAGAGCCAAAGAGAGTATGATATTTGGACTCAAGGTGTATCAAGGCTGCTATCCATTGCTGCTGAGAAGAACAATAGAAATAGGATTTGA
- the LOC128290367 gene encoding transcription factor GTE8-like — protein MKHPSLDAVNGERVSTSSNKARLRRASMLKSRFADTIFNAQQKKMDALNVDPLMETKQEKRTSKTRQVDKKGNAVEAAGDQVKVNVELKKQRERDRKAARIALDKMEDTAGIPLNIEVQKEFEILMGCSSSSNYLGYVESPTGQRVHR, from the exons ATGAAACATCCATCTTTGG ATGCGGTTAATGGTGAAAGAGTTTCAACTTCTTCAAACAAAGCTCGCCTGCGCCGTGCTTCGATGTTGAAAAGTCGATTTGCAGACACCATCTTCAATGCACAACAGAAGAAGATGGATGCACTGAATGTTGATCCATTAATGGAGACGAAACAAGAAAAGAGAACATCCAAAACAAGGCAGGTTGACAAAAAAGGAAACGCCGTGGAAGCTGCCGGTGATCAAGTGAAGGTGAATGTTGAGTTGAAAAAGCAACGGGAAAGGGATAGGAAAGCTGCTCGGATCGCATTAGATAAGATGGAAGACACTGCTGGGATTCCACTTAATATAGAGGTTCAAAAGGAATTCGAGATTCTGATGGGATGTTCTTCGTCCTCGAATTACCTCGGTTACGTCGAGAGTCCTACAGGTCAAAGAGTACATCGATAA
- the LOC108475656 gene encoding uncharacterized protein LOC108475656, giving the protein MFLPMSSLKTLAFLSIFLLLHLKIAKTDFLSPLLSPLFDDVCKEVECGRGKCKPSINGTLPFYVCECDPGWKQTFSDKHDHAHLKFLPCIVPNCSMNNVCSAAPSPAQKKASVTDQSAFDICRWTNCGGGSCNKTSPFMYDCQCSEGYFNLLNVSAFPCYKECAIGLDCANLGISLTNKSTSVTPTPSTSQNDVNRACLKLLGTWHWVILLVLLLAMVA; this is encoded by the exons ATGTTTCTACCAATGTCTTCTCTCAAAACCCTTGCTTTCCTTTCAATCTTTCTTCTTTTGCATCTTAAGATTGCCAAAACTGACTTTCTATCCCCACTTTTATCACCCTTATTTG ATGATGTATGCAAAGAAGTGGAATGTGGCAGAGGAAAATGCAAGCCATCTATTAATGGAACATTGCCTTTTTATGTATGTGAATGTGATCCTGGTTGGAAGCAAACCTTTTCTGATAAACATGATCATGCTCATCTCAAGTTCCTCCCTTGCATTGTTCCCAATT GTTCGATGAACAATGTTTGTTCGGCAGCTCCATCCCCGGCGCAAAAGAAGGCATCCGTTACAGATCAGTCTGCCTTTGACA TCTGCAGATGGACTAATTGCGGAGGTGGGTCGTGCAACAAGACGTCACCGTTTATGTATGATTGTCAATGTTCAGAGGGTTACTTTAATCTTCTTAATGTCTCTGCCTTCCCATGTTACAAAGAAT GTGCAATCGGATTGGACTGTGCTAACCTCGGGATCTCGTTGACGAATAAGTCTACTTCCGTAACACCAACACCATCAACGTCTCAAAACGACGTTAACCGAG CTTGCTTGAAGCTGCTAGGAACTTGGCATTGGGTCATACTATTGGTATTGTTGTTGGCTATGGTTGCTTGA
- the LOC108476170 gene encoding protein tesmin/TSO1-like CXC 2 isoform X2 has translation MPNETSRIAIGLPQTLKYDCGSPDCDATPSVIKTTCVSDTSLAIVPFVQETSEKGLSDRVEIRDTFQVEQKRDTIGSEWESLISDTSDLLIFNSPNDSEAFRGVIQKSLDPSVLISQFSQDDINEACQTTVDLDKYKDQTEGAGDMNEMNPVNESFKVVSVTNFISGSLTDYMETRMSAPYSFKPDSNLHRGFRRRCLDFEMLAARRKNLDGGSTTNSSTDNKLVPGKPDSDSPSCIVPGIGLHLNALAIASRDNKNMKLETLSSGTQKLSFPSLNSPCTGGAETAYESLPSASTERESDAVENGVQLAEDASQASAYLVNEEFNQNSPKKKRRRLEQAGEGESCKRCNCKKSKCLKLYCECFAAGVYCIEPCSCQDCFNKPIHEDTVLATRKQIESRNPLAFAPKVIRTSDSVPEVGDDLITTPASARHKRGCNCKKSNCLKKYCECFQGGVGCSINCRCEGCKNAFGRKDGSAIMETDGEPGEEETDPSEKNALDKNFEKPDILNNEEQNPASALPTTPLQLCRPLVQLPFSSKSKPPRSFIAIGSSSALYTGQRYGKPSIIRPQNIIEKHFQTIAEDETPEILRGNSSPGTGIKTSSPNSKRISPPQCELGSTPGGRSGRKLILQSIPSFPSLTPKH, from the exons ATGCCTAATGAAACTTCAAGGATTGCAATTGGGCTGCCACAAACCTTAAAGTATGATTGCGGTAGCCCCGACTGTGATGCAACACCTTCTGTTATCAAGACAACTTGTGTCTCAGACACATCTCTCGCAATTGTTCCATTTGTTCAAGAAACCTCTGAAAAAGGCTTATCTGACAGAGTGGAAATACGGGACACTTTCCAGGTTGAGCAAAAAAGGGATACTATAGGATCTGAGTGGGAGAGTTTGATTTCTGATACATCTGACTTATTGATTTTTAATTCCCCCAATGATTCGGAGGCTTTTAGGGGTGTCATTCAGAAATCTTTGGACCCTAGTGTTCTTATTTCTCAGTTCTCACAAGATGATATCAATGAGGCATGCCAAACTACTGTTGATTTGGACAAGTATAAAGATCAAACTGAAGGAGCCGGAGATATGAACGAGATGAACCCTGTGAATGAAAGTTTTAAGGTCGTTAGTGTGACTAACTTCATATCTGGCAGTCTGACTGATTACATGGAAACTCGCATGTCAGCCCCATATTCTTTTAAG CCCGATTCTAATTTGCATCGTGGGTTCAGGCGGCGCTGTTTAGACTTTGAGATGCTGGCAGCTCGGAGGAAGAACTTAGATGGCGGTTCAACTACCAACTCTTCTACAGATAACAAATTGGTGCCCGGTAAGCCTGACAGTGATTCCCCAAGTTGCATTGTACCCGGAATTGGTTTGCACCTAAATGCTCTTGCAATAGCCTCAAGGGATAACAAGAATATGAAGCTCGAAACTTTATCTTCTGGGACACAAAAGCTAAGTTTCCCTAGCTTGAATTCACCCTGCACAGGCGGTGCAGAAACTGCTTATGAATCTTTGCCTTCAGCCTCAACTGAAAGAGAATCTGATGCTGTTGAAAATGGGGTTCAACTTGCAGAAGATGCTTCTCAGGCATCTGCCTATTTAGTTAATGAAGAGTTCAATCAAAATAGTCCCAAAAAGAAGAG AAGGAGATTAGAACAAGCTGGAGAGGGTGAGTCCTGTAAACGATGCAACTGCAAGAAGTCAAAGTGTCTGAAACT CTACTGTGAATGCTTTGCTGCCGGTGTATACTGCATCGAACCGTGTTCGTGTCAAGACTGCTTTAATAAGCCTATCCATGAAGATACTGTACTTGCAACACGCAAGCAAATTGAGTCTCGAAACCCACTTGCATTTGCTCCCAAAGTGATCAGGACCTCTGATTCAGTACCTGAAGTCGGG GATGACTTGATCACAACACCAGCTTCAGCTCGACATAAACGAGGATGCAACTGCAAGAAATCAAATTGCCTGAAGAAATATTGTGAATGCTTTCAG GGCGGTGTTGGCTGTTCCATCAACTGCAGATGTGAAGGGTGTAAGAATGCATTCGGTCGGAAGGATG GATCTGCTATCATGGAAACCGACGGGGAGCCAGGAGAAGAAGAAACGGATCCTTCTGAAAAGAATGCACTGGACAAAAACTTCGAAAAGCCCGACATCTTAAATAATGAAGAGCAAAATCCAGCTTCTGCTCTCCCAacaactccactacaactttgCAG ACCTTTGGTCCAACTGCCATTTTCATCAAAGAGCAAACCTCCACGGTCCTTCATTGCCATCGGATCATCTTCCGCACTGTATACTGGTCAAAGATATGGCAAGCCTAGCATTATTCGACCTCAAAACATTATCGAAAAGCATTTCCAAACTATTGCTGAAGATGAAACACCCGAGATTCTACGAGGCAATTCGTCTCCCGGAACTGGGATTAAGACTTCGTCCCCCAACAGTAAGAGGATCTCTCCTCCTCAATGTGAGTTAGGGTCAACCCCTGGTGGTCGGAGTGGCCGGAAGTTAATATTGCAGTCAATACCCTCATTTCCTTCCCTTACTCCTAAGCATTAA
- the LOC108476170 gene encoding protein tesmin/TSO1-like CXC 2 isoform X1 has protein sequence MMDTPEKTQISSSLSKFEDSPVFNYINSLSPIKPVKSVHVTQTFNPLSFASLPSIFTSPHVSSHKESRFLKTYTEPLKPELSSADGTKVSTNEEAGADAQENFDQGVSLGETSFEMPNETSRIAIGLPQTLKYDCGSPDCDATPSVIKTTCVSDTSLAIVPFVQETSEKGLSDRVEIRDTFQVEQKRDTIGSEWESLISDTSDLLIFNSPNDSEAFRGVIQKSLDPSVLISQFSQDDINEACQTTVDLDKYKDQTEGAGDMNEMNPVNESFKVVSVTNFISGSLTDYMETRMSAPYSFKPDSNLHRGFRRRCLDFEMLAARRKNLDGGSTTNSSTDNKLVPGKPDSDSPSCIVPGIGLHLNALAIASRDNKNMKLETLSSGTQKLSFPSLNSPCTGGAETAYESLPSASTERESDAVENGVQLAEDASQASAYLVNEEFNQNSPKKKRRRLEQAGEGESCKRCNCKKSKCLKLYCECFAAGVYCIEPCSCQDCFNKPIHEDTVLATRKQIESRNPLAFAPKVIRTSDSVPEVGDDLITTPASARHKRGCNCKKSNCLKKYCECFQGGVGCSINCRCEGCKNAFGRKDGSAIMETDGEPGEEETDPSEKNALDKNFEKPDILNNEEQNPASALPTTPLQLCRPLVQLPFSSKSKPPRSFIAIGSSSALYTGQRYGKPSIIRPQNIIEKHFQTIAEDETPEILRGNSSPGTGIKTSSPNSKRISPPQCELGSTPGGRSGRKLILQSIPSFPSLTPKH, from the exons ATGATGGATACCCCAGAGAAGACCCAGATTAGTTCCTCACTTTCTAAGTTCGAG GATTCCCCAGTCTTTAACTACATCAACAGCCTTTCCCCCATCAAACCAGTCAAATCCGTACATGTTACACAGACGTTCAACCCGCTTAGCTTCGCATCGCTTCCGTCTATTTTCACTTCACCCCATGTCAGCTCTCACAAGGAATCTAGATTCCTGAAAAC CTATACAGAGCCATTGAAACCCGAGTTGTCTTCTGCAGATGGGACTAAAGTTAGTACAAATGAGGAGGCAGGTGCGGATGCACAGGAGAATTTTGATCAAGGAGTTTCCCTGGGTGAGACTTCTTTTGAGATGCCTAATGAAACTTCAAGGATTGCAATTGGGCTGCCACAAACCTTAAAGTATGATTGCGGTAGCCCCGACTGTGATGCAACACCTTCTGTTATCAAGACAACTTGTGTCTCAGACACATCTCTCGCAATTGTTCCATTTGTTCAAGAAACCTCTGAAAAAGGCTTATCTGACAGAGTGGAAATACGGGACACTTTCCAGGTTGAGCAAAAAAGGGATACTATAGGATCTGAGTGGGAGAGTTTGATTTCTGATACATCTGACTTATTGATTTTTAATTCCCCCAATGATTCGGAGGCTTTTAGGGGTGTCATTCAGAAATCTTTGGACCCTAGTGTTCTTATTTCTCAGTTCTCACAAGATGATATCAATGAGGCATGCCAAACTACTGTTGATTTGGACAAGTATAAAGATCAAACTGAAGGAGCCGGAGATATGAACGAGATGAACCCTGTGAATGAAAGTTTTAAGGTCGTTAGTGTGACTAACTTCATATCTGGCAGTCTGACTGATTACATGGAAACTCGCATGTCAGCCCCATATTCTTTTAAG CCCGATTCTAATTTGCATCGTGGGTTCAGGCGGCGCTGTTTAGACTTTGAGATGCTGGCAGCTCGGAGGAAGAACTTAGATGGCGGTTCAACTACCAACTCTTCTACAGATAACAAATTGGTGCCCGGTAAGCCTGACAGTGATTCCCCAAGTTGCATTGTACCCGGAATTGGTTTGCACCTAAATGCTCTTGCAATAGCCTCAAGGGATAACAAGAATATGAAGCTCGAAACTTTATCTTCTGGGACACAAAAGCTAAGTTTCCCTAGCTTGAATTCACCCTGCACAGGCGGTGCAGAAACTGCTTATGAATCTTTGCCTTCAGCCTCAACTGAAAGAGAATCTGATGCTGTTGAAAATGGGGTTCAACTTGCAGAAGATGCTTCTCAGGCATCTGCCTATTTAGTTAATGAAGAGTTCAATCAAAATAGTCCCAAAAAGAAGAG AAGGAGATTAGAACAAGCTGGAGAGGGTGAGTCCTGTAAACGATGCAACTGCAAGAAGTCAAAGTGTCTGAAACT CTACTGTGAATGCTTTGCTGCCGGTGTATACTGCATCGAACCGTGTTCGTGTCAAGACTGCTTTAATAAGCCTATCCATGAAGATACTGTACTTGCAACACGCAAGCAAATTGAGTCTCGAAACCCACTTGCATTTGCTCCCAAAGTGATCAGGACCTCTGATTCAGTACCTGAAGTCGGG GATGACTTGATCACAACACCAGCTTCAGCTCGACATAAACGAGGATGCAACTGCAAGAAATCAAATTGCCTGAAGAAATATTGTGAATGCTTTCAG GGCGGTGTTGGCTGTTCCATCAACTGCAGATGTGAAGGGTGTAAGAATGCATTCGGTCGGAAGGATG GATCTGCTATCATGGAAACCGACGGGGAGCCAGGAGAAGAAGAAACGGATCCTTCTGAAAAGAATGCACTGGACAAAAACTTCGAAAAGCCCGACATCTTAAATAATGAAGAGCAAAATCCAGCTTCTGCTCTCCCAacaactccactacaactttgCAG ACCTTTGGTCCAACTGCCATTTTCATCAAAGAGCAAACCTCCACGGTCCTTCATTGCCATCGGATCATCTTCCGCACTGTATACTGGTCAAAGATATGGCAAGCCTAGCATTATTCGACCTCAAAACATTATCGAAAAGCATTTCCAAACTATTGCTGAAGATGAAACACCCGAGATTCTACGAGGCAATTCGTCTCCCGGAACTGGGATTAAGACTTCGTCCCCCAACAGTAAGAGGATCTCTCCTCCTCAATGTGAGTTAGGGTCAACCCCTGGTGGTCGGAGTGGCCGGAAGTTAATATTGCAGTCAATACCCTCATTTCCTTCCCTTACTCCTAAGCATTAA
- the LOC108474571 gene encoding 40S ribosomal protein S3a has product MAVGKNKRISKGKKGGKKKAADPFAKKDWYDIKAPSVFTSRNVGKTLVTRTQGTKIASEGLKHRVFEVSLADLQGGDEDHAYRKIRLRAEDVQGKNVLTNFWGMNFTTDKLRSLVRKWQTLIEAHVDVKTTDNYTLRMFCIGFTKRRPNQVKRTCYAQSSQIRQIRRKMREIMTAQGTSCDLKELVQKFIPEMIGKEIEKATSSIYPLQNVFIRKVKILKAPKFDLGKLMEVHGDYSEDVGVKIERPADETMAEPTPEVIGA; this is encoded by the exons ATGGCCGTCGG GAAGAACAAGAGGATTTCCAagggaaagaagggaggaaagaaGAAGGC AGCTGATCCATTTGCTAAGAAAGATTGGTATGATATCAAGGCTCCATCAGTTTTTACTTCCAGAAATGTGGGGAAGACTCTCGTTACCCGTACTCAGGGTACCAAG ATTGCTTCAGAAGGACTCAAACACCGTGTGTTTGAGGTTTCATTGGCTGATCTTCAAGGCGGTGATGAGGATCATGCTTACAGAAAGATTCGTTTGAGAGCTGAAGATGTTCAAGGAAAGAATGTTTTGACCAACTTCTGG GGAATGAATTTTACAACTGACAAACTGAGGTCATTGGTTCGGAAATGGCAAACATTAATCGAAGCTCACGTGGATGTGAAGACAACTGATAATTACACTTTGAGAATGTTCTGCATTGGTTTCACCAAGAGGCGCCCAAACCAGGTTAAGAGGACATGTTATGCACAATCCAGCCAGATTAGACAG ATACGCCGAAAGATGAGGGAGATAATGACTGCTCAGGGAACATCGTGCGAtttgaaggaattggttcaaaaGTTCATCCCGGAGATGATTGGAAAAGAAATCGAGAAGGCAACATCTAGCATCTATCCATTGCAGAATGTGTTCATCCGCAAAGTCAAAATTTTGAAGGCTCCAAAGTTTGATCTTGGGAAGTTAATGGAG GTTCATGGTGATTACTCTGAAGATGTTGGTGTGAAAATAGAGAGGCCTGCAGATGAAACCATGGCTGAACCTACCCCTGAGGTTATTGGAGCTTAA